A genome region from Micromonospora peucetia includes the following:
- a CDS encoding amidohydrolase family protein — protein sequence MTVERGLDVVDFHLHFRIGADETIQACEHAAGMHPGGEHERAVRAAGSAPYATRWRQAWAFPDPEPPAPRWQDEADRWAEELRAVNVRRAVFVTGGGNDTVADVVDRHPDLLLGFAHHDPYGTGAAAELERAVVERGLHGLKLFAPLLRGPLDDEALDPLWATAQRLGVPVLIHIGHYGSAGGLSHGRYGGPDELARMARRFPELAVVVPHFGVQHVQDLLFAAWGCPNIHVDTSGSNQWVRWMPYKLTLEELFRRCYETIGPHRIVFGSDSSWFPRGYVTRYLDDQLRICRELGLPDDHLRAIFAGNAERLLGLHD from the coding sequence GTGACCGTCGAGCGTGGACTGGACGTCGTCGACTTCCACCTGCACTTCCGCATCGGCGCCGACGAGACGATCCAGGCCTGCGAGCACGCTGCCGGGATGCACCCCGGCGGCGAGCACGAGCGCGCCGTGCGGGCCGCCGGCTCCGCCCCGTACGCGACCCGGTGGCGGCAGGCGTGGGCCTTCCCCGACCCGGAGCCGCCCGCCCCGCGCTGGCAGGACGAGGCGGACCGGTGGGCCGAGGAACTGCGCGCGGTCAACGTGCGCCGAGCCGTCTTCGTCACCGGCGGCGGCAACGACACCGTCGCCGACGTGGTGGACCGCCACCCCGACCTGCTGCTCGGCTTCGCCCACCACGACCCGTACGGGACGGGCGCCGCCGCCGAGCTGGAGCGCGCGGTCGTCGAGCGCGGACTGCACGGGCTGAAGCTCTTCGCCCCGCTGCTGCGCGGCCCGCTCGACGACGAGGCCCTCGACCCGCTGTGGGCCACCGCCCAGCGCCTCGGCGTGCCGGTGCTGATCCACATCGGTCACTACGGCAGTGCCGGGGGTCTGTCCCACGGCCGCTACGGCGGCCCCGACGAGCTGGCCCGGATGGCCCGACGCTTCCCCGAGCTGGCCGTGGTGGTGCCGCACTTCGGCGTCCAGCACGTGCAGGACCTGCTCTTCGCCGCCTGGGGCTGCCCGAACATCCACGTCGACACCTCCGGGTCGAACCAGTGGGTGCGCTGGATGCCGTACAAACTGACGCTGGAGGAGCTTTTCCGGCGCTGCTACGAGACCATCGGTCCACACCGGATCGTGTTCGGCAGCGACTCGTCGTGGTTCCCGCGCGGTTACGTCACCCGCTACCTCGACGACCAGTTGCGGATCTGCCGCGAGCTGGGGCTGCCCGACGACCACCTACGCGCGATCTTCGCCGGGAA
- a CDS encoding sulfite exporter TauE/SafE family protein, with the protein MDSIQATLLLVAGVATGAFNAVAGGGSLIAFSALMGVGVPPLTAKLTSTVSVFPGNVASVVGGRRDLPPRADARRVLPAAVLGGVAGSVLLLVTPTRVFDVIVPFLVIAASAVLGLQDRLDGLVRRSALRHGREHPAALQASIALGGVYGGYVGAGFGIVLVATLALLQPEPLTRMVALKNLLSAVISFVAVVLFVFFGTVNWAAVGILAPATVVGGYAGARLLRRLPGGLLRAVVVTFGVLFGLVLLGRNVL; encoded by the coding sequence ATGGATTCCATCCAGGCAACGCTGCTCCTCGTCGCCGGTGTCGCCACGGGCGCCTTCAACGCGGTCGCGGGCGGCGGATCCCTGATCGCCTTCTCGGCGCTCATGGGTGTCGGCGTGCCACCGCTGACCGCCAAACTGACCAGCACGGTCTCCGTGTTTCCCGGCAACGTGGCGAGCGTCGTGGGCGGGCGCCGGGACCTGCCGCCCCGGGCAGACGCCCGGCGCGTCCTGCCCGCGGCGGTCCTCGGCGGCGTCGCCGGGTCCGTGCTGCTGCTGGTGACGCCCACCCGTGTCTTCGACGTGATCGTGCCGTTCCTGGTGATCGCCGCCTCGGCCGTTCTCGGCCTGCAGGACCGACTGGACGGGCTGGTCCGGCGCTCCGCCCTGCGGCACGGACGGGAACACCCGGCGGCCCTGCAGGCGTCCATCGCCCTGGGCGGCGTCTACGGCGGTTACGTCGGTGCAGGGTTCGGCATCGTCCTGGTTGCCACCCTGGCGCTGCTGCAGCCCGAACCGCTCACCAGGATGGTCGCCCTGAAGAACCTGCTGTCGGCAGTCATCTCATTCGTGGCCGTCGTGCTCTTCGTCTTCTTCGGCACCGTCAACTGGGCGGCAGTGGGAATCCTGGCCCCGGCGACCGTCGTCGGCGGCTACGCCGGGGCACGCCTGCTCCGCAGGCTGCCCGGCGGCCTGCTCAGGGCGGTGGTCGTCACGTTCGGGGTGCTCTTCGGGCTGGTCCTACTGGGCCGCAACGTCCTGTAG
- a CDS encoding ABC transporter ATP-binding protein produces the protein MIDVTLESVSKRFARGGDTAAVDDVDITIAAGEFFTLLGPSGCGKTTTLRMVAGFYFPTSGRIRFGTEDVTRRPPNKRDTGMVFQNYALFPHMSVAQNVAYGLKIRKVGRVESRRRVEEALGQVHLAGYGDRRIDELSGGQQQRVALARALVIRPRTLLLDEPLSNLDAKLREETRVEIRRIQREAGTTSIYVTHDQAEAMAMSDRIAVMESGRVQQIGAPQEIYHQPATSFVARFIGRSNVLSLPVLTAAEQSVTVGLPAGGEITAPAPTGHGLRQGDTALVSVRPEHLGLTSATEAGALPGRVTEVEFTGMATNLVVDVAGEPVQVAAIDVPAGIAAGDQVGLRLNRERMWVVRP, from the coding sequence ATGATCGATGTCACGCTGGAGTCGGTGAGCAAGCGCTTCGCGCGCGGCGGCGACACCGCGGCCGTGGACGACGTCGACATCACCATCGCCGCCGGGGAGTTCTTCACGCTGCTCGGCCCGAGCGGCTGCGGCAAGACCACCACCCTGCGGATGGTGGCGGGGTTCTACTTCCCCACCTCCGGCCGGATCCGGTTCGGCACCGAGGACGTCACCCGGCGCCCGCCGAACAAGCGCGACACCGGCATGGTGTTCCAGAACTACGCGCTCTTCCCGCACATGAGCGTCGCGCAGAACGTCGCGTACGGCCTGAAGATCCGCAAGGTCGGCCGGGTCGAGTCGCGGCGGCGGGTCGAGGAGGCGCTCGGGCAGGTGCACCTCGCCGGCTACGGCGACCGGCGCATCGACGAGCTCTCCGGCGGCCAGCAGCAGCGCGTCGCCCTGGCCCGGGCGCTGGTGATCCGGCCCCGCACCCTGCTGCTCGACGAGCCGCTGTCCAACCTCGACGCCAAGCTGCGCGAGGAGACCCGGGTCGAGATCCGCCGCATCCAGCGCGAGGCCGGCACCACCTCCATCTACGTCACGCACGACCAGGCCGAGGCGATGGCCATGTCGGACCGGATCGCGGTGATGGAGTCCGGCCGGGTGCAGCAGATCGGCGCCCCGCAGGAGATCTACCACCAGCCGGCCACCAGCTTCGTGGCCCGCTTCATCGGGCGCAGCAACGTGCTCAGCCTGCCGGTGCTCACCGCCGCCGAGCAGTCCGTCACCGTCGGGCTGCCCGCCGGTGGCGAGATCACCGCTCCCGCGCCCACCGGGCACGGCCTGCGCCAGGGCGACACCGCGCTGGTGTCCGTCCGTCCCGAGCATCTCGGGCTGACCTCGGCCACCGAGGCGGGCGCGCTGCCGGGCCGGGTCACCGAGGTGGAGTTCACCGGCATGGCCACCAACCTCGTGGTCGACGTGGCCGGCGAGCCGGTGCAGGTCGCCGCGATCGACGTGCCGGCCGGGATCGCCGCCGGCGATCAGGTCGGGCTGCGGCTGAACCGGGAGCGGATGTGGGTGGTGCGGCCGTGA
- a CDS encoding sugar-binding protein: MRLKAFLLPTALALALSGTPAVALAAPTDARPTDTVDLDVLFVSAHPDDEAGSLATLGQWKEKHGAKAGVVTITRGEGGGNAVGLEEGPPLGIIREREERTAIGRAGVENLYNLDRVDFWYTASAPLSEQIWGHDDTLGQIVRVIRQTRPEIIMTMNPSPTPGNHGNHQQAARFAAEAFHAAADPKAFPEQVTKEGLKPFRAAKFLRTGGTGSSSTGPQCATGFVPTVPTDQVFGVWEGTRSADGKTWAEVEVEARREYVSQGWAGSAAAPTDPAKIRCDFYTLVDSRVPYDPADTSPEAILRGSVLPPAAGALPRGSELYLTADRFDLAPGQTVEVTAHVRAPGNRALTAPRVSLRLPQGWTATGSGALRGAVPAGKERTVTFTVTVPAGADTNQQHLVGASLTTGQGAGRTDRAVRVVADVRGTLEPLPEVGLFRSWAGDSGYPQLDTLIKPVLTVGSGQSRSVRVDLRNHGETAQSGTVALGLPAGFTADAATKSYADLAPGATGAVTFNVTADASLPTANEGGTNGDYGITITTTSAAGSTVETGALEIVPTSEVPRAGHDHAVDGVASPGEYTGEELDLSRIWEGQATTPQDASATGRIAWTDDALLVYVQVTDDVLGKKVVPQDCKRQRRTDSVEIIVDPKGNSTDTSTVFKAGIFPVTDDPANGDPPCWQRDADNRQGPGATTAPGMTVVSKVTAPYTGYTLEARIPFAVLPDAIDPARMGFNVLVYDSDTQDLSSQSRLGWSTFTGVRADPYRYGLVTLPGLTPAQRQPSAPVFPDTSARSVHSPQTIAQSAVDGVAPAAVARLPERALKLTGQRKVAGGVQVTVRADRAGKVYLHTWDGDRSLGERTVQVRSGSAVTVLVPAAGGTPSSVLAAFEAGGAALARQVSVR; the protein is encoded by the coding sequence ATGCGTCTCAAGGCGTTCCTGCTACCAACGGCGCTCGCCCTGGCCCTGTCCGGGACACCGGCCGTCGCCCTCGCCGCCCCCACCGACGCCCGGCCGACCGACACCGTCGACCTCGACGTCCTCTTCGTCAGCGCCCACCCCGACGACGAGGCCGGCAGCCTCGCCACCCTCGGCCAGTGGAAGGAGAAGCACGGCGCCAAGGCCGGCGTCGTCACCATCACCCGTGGCGAGGGCGGCGGCAACGCCGTCGGCCTGGAGGAGGGCCCGCCGCTAGGCATCATCCGGGAGCGCGAGGAGCGCACCGCGATCGGCCGCGCCGGGGTGGAGAACCTGTACAACCTCGACCGCGTCGACTTCTGGTACACCGCGTCCGCGCCCCTGTCCGAGCAGATCTGGGGACACGACGACACGCTGGGGCAGATCGTCCGGGTGATCCGGCAGACCCGGCCCGAGATCATCATGACGATGAACCCGTCGCCCACCCCCGGCAACCACGGCAACCACCAGCAGGCCGCCCGGTTCGCCGCCGAGGCGTTCCACGCCGCCGCCGACCCGAAGGCCTTCCCCGAGCAGGTCACCAAGGAGGGGCTGAAGCCGTTCCGGGCGGCCAAGTTCCTGCGTACCGGTGGCACCGGCAGCTCGTCGACCGGGCCGCAGTGCGCCACCGGCTTCGTGCCGACCGTCCCGACCGACCAGGTGTTCGGCGTCTGGGAGGGCACCCGCAGCGCTGACGGCAAGACCTGGGCCGAGGTCGAGGTCGAGGCCCGCCGGGAGTACGTCAGCCAGGGCTGGGCCGGCAGCGCCGCCGCCCCCACCGACCCCGCGAAGATCCGCTGCGACTTCTACACCCTGGTCGACAGCCGTGTTCCGTACGACCCGGCGGACACCTCCCCCGAGGCGATCCTGCGCGGTTCGGTGCTGCCCCCGGCGGCCGGCGCGCTGCCCCGAGGCAGCGAGCTCTACCTGACCGCCGACCGGTTCGACCTCGCCCCCGGCCAGACCGTCGAGGTCACCGCGCACGTACGGGCGCCGGGCAACCGGGCGCTCACCGCGCCGCGGGTCTCCCTGCGGCTGCCGCAGGGCTGGACCGCCACCGGTTCCGGCGCGCTGCGCGGCGCCGTACCGGCCGGCAAGGAGCGGACCGTCACCTTCACCGTGACCGTCCCCGCCGGCGCCGACACCAACCAGCAGCACCTCGTCGGCGCGTCCCTGACCACCGGCCAGGGCGCCGGCCGCACCGACCGCGCGGTCCGGGTGGTCGCCGACGTGCGCGGCACCCTGGAGCCGCTGCCCGAGGTGGGGCTGTTCCGCAGCTGGGCCGGCGACAGCGGCTACCCGCAGCTGGACACCCTGATCAAGCCGGTGCTCACCGTCGGCTCCGGCCAGAGCCGGTCGGTCCGGGTGGACCTGCGCAACCACGGCGAAACCGCCCAGAGCGGAACGGTCGCCCTCGGCCTGCCGGCCGGCTTCACCGCCGACGCGGCGACCAAGAGCTACGCCGACCTGGCACCGGGCGCGACCGGGGCGGTCACCTTCAACGTCACCGCCGACGCCAGCCTGCCGACCGCAAACGAGGGCGGCACGAACGGCGACTACGGGATCACCATCACCACCACCAGCGCCGCCGGCAGCACCGTCGAGACCGGTGCCCTGGAGATCGTGCCGACCAGCGAGGTCCCGCGCGCCGGGCACGACCACGCCGTCGACGGGGTGGCCTCCCCCGGCGAGTACACCGGCGAGGAACTGGACCTGTCCCGGATCTGGGAGGGGCAGGCCACCACGCCGCAGGACGCCTCGGCCACCGGCCGGATCGCCTGGACCGATGACGCGCTCCTCGTGTACGTGCAGGTGACCGACGACGTGCTCGGCAAGAAGGTGGTGCCGCAGGACTGCAAGCGGCAGCGACGCACCGACAGCGTGGAGATCATCGTGGACCCGAAGGGGAACTCGACGGACACCTCCACCGTGTTCAAGGCCGGCATCTTCCCGGTCACCGACGACCCCGCCAACGGCGACCCGCCGTGCTGGCAGCGCGACGCCGACAACCGGCAGGGGCCGGGCGCCACGACCGCCCCGGGGATGACCGTCGTCAGCAAGGTCACCGCGCCGTACACCGGGTACACCCTCGAGGCGCGGATCCCGTTCGCGGTGCTGCCCGACGCGATCGACCCGGCCCGGATGGGCTTCAACGTGCTGGTGTACGACTCGGACACCCAGGACCTCAGCTCCCAGTCCCGGCTGGGCTGGTCCACCTTCACCGGCGTCCGGGCCGACCCGTACCGCTACGGCCTGGTCACCCTGCCCGGCCTCACCCCGGCCCAGCGGCAGCCGAGCGCCCCGGTCTTCCCGGACACCTCGGCCCGCAGCGTGCACAGCCCGCAGACCATCGCGCAGTCGGCGGTGGACGGGGTTGCTCCGGCCGCCGTCGCCCGGCTGCCCGAGCGGGCGCTGAAGCTGACCGGCCAACGCAAGGTGGCCGGCGGCGTGCAGGTCACCGTCCGGGCCGACCGCGCCGGCAAGGTGTACCTGCACACCTGGGACGGCGACCGGTCGCTCGGTGAGCGCACGGTGCAGGTACGTTCCGGCAGTGCGGTGACCGTCCTGGTGCCGGCCGCCGGTGGCACGCCCAGCTCCGTCCTGGCCGCCTTCGAGGCCGGCGGTGCGGCACTCGCCCGCCAGGTCTCCGTACGCTGA
- a CDS encoding ABC transporter permease — protein sequence MSTIPATPGPATTAPVTGEPTPPGGSRRRFADRFSGGTGSRWFPYVLVFPLALILFGYVVQPMFATFAESVGVDGVENYGSFVTGGGVARSSLVTSLIISAASVLLCGIVGVAMAFLLKRFSFPGRKLIEAIILVPAALPPLIGAISFQLLYSETGILPRGLQQLFGTENPVLPFSGIAGVLIVHTFTMYPYFYLSASAALSGMDPSVEEAAYNLGAGRVRVWRTVLLPMLTPALVSASLLVFMTSLASYTAPLLFGVDQTMTMQIYINRTNGDLPMASTYASVLGVVSVLFLLGMRWYEGRRSYRSQSKGVAAHRREITNPLGKWLALTASILATAVLLAPVATIALVAFSADGSWTTEVIPAAYTMQNFVTIFSDPAAFQPILNSLQMSLLATVACVVVGVLIAYAVRRLNFRGRGLLDVAVMLAWALPGTVVAINLISAFSTGNAFSFGQVLIGTFWIMPLAYFVRFLPLVFRSSSATLAQIDPSLEEAARNLGASWWRAFGTVTLRLMLPGVVAGALLAFVHGVGEFVASVLIYTSDTAPISVEINNRMYSFEIGTAAAYGMLQVVLIFVVMVVSGRLEGGRRSSREAAKWTA from the coding sequence GTGAGCACCATCCCCGCCACCCCCGGCCCGGCCACCACCGCCCCGGTCACCGGGGAGCCGACGCCGCCGGGTGGCTCGCGCCGCCGGTTCGCCGACCGGTTCTCCGGCGGCACCGGCTCCCGCTGGTTCCCGTACGTCCTGGTCTTCCCGCTCGCCCTGATCCTCTTCGGGTACGTGGTGCAGCCGATGTTCGCCACCTTCGCCGAGAGCGTCGGCGTGGACGGGGTGGAGAACTACGGCAGCTTCGTCACCGGCGGCGGGGTCGCCCGGTCGTCCCTGGTCACCTCGCTGATCATCTCCGCCGCCAGCGTGCTGCTCTGCGGGATCGTCGGCGTGGCGATGGCCTTCCTGCTCAAGCGCTTCTCGTTCCCCGGCCGCAAGCTGATCGAGGCGATCATCCTGGTACCGGCGGCGCTGCCGCCGCTGATCGGGGCGATCTCGTTCCAACTGCTCTACAGCGAGACCGGCATCCTGCCGCGCGGCCTGCAACAGCTCTTCGGCACCGAGAACCCGGTGCTGCCGTTCAGCGGCATCGCCGGAGTGCTGATCGTGCACACGTTCACCATGTACCCGTACTTCTACCTGTCCGCCTCGGCCGCGCTGTCCGGGATGGACCCGTCGGTGGAGGAGGCGGCGTACAACCTGGGCGCCGGCCGGGTCCGGGTGTGGCGCACGGTGCTGCTGCCGATGCTCACCCCGGCGTTGGTCTCCGCCTCGCTGCTGGTGTTCATGACCTCGCTGGCGTCGTACACCGCCCCGCTGCTGTTCGGTGTGGACCAGACGATGACCATGCAGATCTACATCAACCGCACCAACGGCGACCTGCCGATGGCCTCCACGTACGCCTCGGTGCTCGGCGTGGTCTCGGTGCTGTTCCTGCTCGGCATGCGCTGGTACGAGGGGCGGCGCAGCTACCGCTCCCAGTCCAAGGGCGTCGCCGCGCACCGGCGCGAGATCACCAACCCGCTCGGCAAGTGGCTCGCCCTGACCGCGTCGATCCTGGCCACCGCCGTCCTGCTCGCCCCGGTGGCGACCATCGCCCTGGTCGCGTTCTCGGCGGACGGCTCGTGGACCACCGAGGTCATCCCGGCGGCGTACACCATGCAGAACTTCGTCACGATCTTCTCCGATCCGGCGGCGTTCCAGCCGATCCTCAACTCGCTGCAGATGAGCCTGCTCGCGACCGTCGCGTGCGTCGTCGTCGGCGTGCTCATCGCGTACGCGGTGCGGCGGCTGAACTTCCGCGGCCGGGGTCTGCTGGACGTGGCGGTCATGCTGGCCTGGGCGCTGCCCGGCACGGTGGTGGCGATCAACCTGATCTCGGCGTTCAGCACCGGCAACGCGTTCAGCTTCGGGCAGGTGCTGATCGGCACCTTCTGGATCATGCCGCTGGCGTACTTCGTCCGGTTCCTGCCGCTGGTGTTCCGGTCCAGCTCGGCGACCCTGGCGCAGATCGACCCGTCGCTGGAGGAGGCCGCGCGCAACCTGGGCGCATCATGGTGGCGGGCGTTCGGCACGGTCACCCTGCGGCTGATGCTGCCCGGTGTGGTGGCCGGCGCGCTGCTCGCCTTCGTGCACGGCGTCGGCGAGTTCGTCGCCTCGGTGCTCATCTACACCTCCGACACCGCGCCGATCTCCGTCGAGATCAACAACCGGATGTACTCGTTCGAGATCGGCACCGCCGCCGCGTACGGCATGCTCCAGGTGGTCCTGATCTTCGTGGTGATGGTGGTCTCCGGTCGCCTGGAGGGCGGCCGGCGTTCCAGTCGGGAGGCGGCGAAGTGGACGGCGTGA
- a CDS encoding creatininase family protein, with the protein MSAAWPTGGGLVPAARIPGGELAAVAEAADFAVLPVGAVEWHGPHLPLGTDLILAEGFAAESAIGGDRAVPSGGGTPDGTATPAGGPGPRGVLFPAVPYAACPGQTRPWPGTVAIRPEIAVGYLADVIEGIVAAGFPRLLIVNGHDANMSTVRAAMEWVSGRRTASLLLVNWFQLVTPAETGELYGPLPARGHGGAYETSGVLGFDPGAVRLDAVADLPPKPKLPVTHPYVLVESRPDPWQGWSGHISLAGEEAGRQVRQLAGTRLREVVAAWVAAPPPAPPTDAPLPTDAPLSAPAPLPTDAPARPAGGPEPEEAP; encoded by the coding sequence GTGAGCGCGGCCTGGCCGACTGGCGGCGGACTGGTCCCGGCCGCCCGGATCCCCGGCGGGGAGTTGGCGGCGGTCGCCGAGGCGGCGGACTTCGCCGTGCTGCCCGTCGGCGCGGTCGAGTGGCACGGCCCGCACCTGCCGCTCGGCACCGACCTGATCCTCGCCGAGGGCTTCGCCGCCGAGAGCGCGATCGGCGGCGACAGGGCGGTGCCGTCCGGCGGCGGCACCCCGGACGGCACCGCGACCCCGGCCGGCGGGCCGGGCCCGCGCGGGGTGCTCTTCCCCGCCGTGCCGTACGCCGCCTGCCCCGGCCAGACCCGGCCGTGGCCCGGCACCGTGGCGATCCGGCCCGAGATCGCGGTCGGATACCTCGCCGACGTCATCGAGGGCATCGTGGCTGCCGGGTTCCCCCGGCTGCTGATCGTCAACGGACACGACGCCAACATGTCCACCGTCCGGGCCGCCATGGAGTGGGTCTCCGGACGGCGCACGGCGAGCCTGTTGCTGGTCAACTGGTTCCAGCTGGTCACCCCCGCCGAGACCGGCGAGCTGTACGGGCCGCTGCCGGCGCGCGGCCACGGCGGCGCGTACGAGACCTCCGGGGTGCTCGGCTTCGACCCCGGCGCGGTCCGCCTCGACGCGGTCGCCGACCTGCCGCCGAAGCCGAAACTGCCGGTGACCCACCCGTACGTGCTGGTGGAGTCCCGGCCCGACCCGTGGCAGGGCTGGTCCGGGCACATCTCGCTGGCCGGCGAGGAGGCCGGTCGGCAGGTCCGGCAGCTGGCCGGTACCCGGCTGCGCGAGGTCGTCGCAGCCTGGGTGGCCGCCCCGCCGCCCGCCCCGCCGACCGACGCCCCGCTGCCGACCGACGCCCCGCTGTCGGCCCCCGCCCCGCTGCCCACCGACGCGCCGGCCCGACCGGCCGGCGGACCCGAGCCCGAGGAGGCGCCGTGA
- a CDS encoding extracellular solute-binding protein: protein MRRRLLLAGALATVLAAGTACGGGGGGGDDTAGGASAEKLTIYTARDKKVSTYVVDQFTAKYPEYKGKVEILNLGAQEILERVRAEKANPQADVWWGGTQQGLSAGAGEDLLASWQPAFASKMDPKYKDAEGRWFGEILLPEVIMYNNKALTPEQAPKDWDDLLKPEWKDKIIIRDVAASGTMRSIYASMIVRQSPDGSNPQPGYDWLKKLDANTGAYAANPTDLYLKLSRQQGTISAWNLQDVLLQANQSNMPFGYVMPASGAPVLVDGIAAVKGGNTTGAQKFMEFLFDDKLRADLAKDYYQIPAVDIAEKPEWLAQLGLKPLDVNWDVIGKNETEWINHWNSQIKNKG from the coding sequence ATGAGACGTCGACTTCTCCTCGCCGGTGCGCTCGCCACCGTGCTCGCCGCCGGCACCGCCTGCGGCGGCGGTGGCGGCGGTGGCGACGACACGGCCGGCGGCGCGAGCGCCGAGAAGCTGACCATCTACACGGCCCGCGACAAGAAGGTCTCCACCTACGTCGTGGACCAGTTCACCGCCAAGTACCCCGAGTACAAGGGCAAGGTCGAGATCCTCAACCTGGGCGCCCAGGAGATCCTGGAGCGGGTCCGGGCCGAGAAGGCCAACCCGCAGGCCGACGTCTGGTGGGGCGGCACCCAGCAGGGGCTCTCCGCCGGCGCCGGCGAGGACCTGCTGGCCTCCTGGCAGCCGGCGTTCGCCAGCAAGATGGACCCGAAGTACAAGGACGCCGAGGGCCGCTGGTTCGGGGAGATCCTGCTTCCCGAGGTCATCATGTACAACAACAAGGCGCTCACCCCGGAGCAGGCCCCGAAGGACTGGGACGACCTGCTGAAGCCGGAGTGGAAGGACAAGATCATCATTCGGGACGTGGCCGCGTCCGGCACGATGCGGTCGATCTACGCGTCGATGATCGTGCGGCAGTCCCCGGACGGCAGCAACCCGCAGCCCGGCTACGACTGGCTCAAGAAGCTCGACGCCAACACCGGCGCGTACGCGGCCAACCCGACCGACCTCTACCTGAAGCTCTCCCGCCAGCAGGGCACGATCAGCGCCTGGAACCTGCAGGACGTCCTGCTGCAGGCCAACCAGTCGAACATGCCGTTCGGCTACGTGATGCCGGCCTCCGGCGCCCCGGTGCTGGTCGACGGCATTGCCGCGGTCAAGGGCGGCAACACCACCGGCGCGCAGAAGTTCATGGAGTTCCTCTTCGACGACAAGCTCCGCGCCGACCTGGCCAAGGACTACTACCAGATCCCGGCCGTGGACATCGCCGAGAAGCCGGAGTGGCTGGCCCAGCTCGGTCTCAAGCCGCTGGACGTCAACTGGGACGTCATCGGCAAGAACGAGACCGAGTGGATCAACCACTGGAACAGCCAGATCAAGAACAAGGGCTGA
- a CDS encoding ROK family protein, with product MTDVVTPPTSPVSRERSKEIKRLSVISTARQVRVLSRAELTELTGLSPATLTPLVRELIAEGYLIERGPGTSRTGRPRAMLEFNPRAELVAAVSLEPSRISCEIADSDGAVIAHRAVRLAGDIVDTICRSVPELAGDGLPALRGVAIAAPGISTGGAVRLAPSVGLVEGRPVGESVQRRLGVPVVVDNDVNLMAAGEHAVGAGSDVADLLLLHVADGIGAGLVLDGQVRRGSGGAAGEVGFLPLDPTDRGHDGIGPFEARWSENAIAERMVAMAPGRRPDSPVADLVALAAADARAAAYLDDVLAAWSRLIVSCVCVADPGRVLLSGAAAQLDDAAVDRLQALVAAAAPSTTEVRRAVLGDRAVLHGAVSYALSAAAAGMPTLLPTP from the coding sequence GTGACTGACGTGGTGACGCCACCAACGAGCCCGGTGAGCCGGGAGCGGTCGAAGGAGATCAAGCGGTTGTCCGTGATCTCCACCGCCCGCCAGGTGCGGGTGCTCTCCCGCGCCGAGCTGACCGAGCTCACCGGGCTGAGCCCCGCCACGCTCACCCCGCTCGTGCGCGAGTTGATCGCCGAGGGGTACCTCATCGAGCGCGGCCCCGGGACCTCCCGTACCGGCCGGCCACGGGCGATGTTGGAGTTCAACCCCCGGGCCGAGCTGGTCGCCGCGGTCTCCCTGGAGCCGTCCCGGATCAGCTGCGAGATCGCCGACAGCGACGGCGCCGTCATCGCCCACCGCGCGGTCCGGCTCGCCGGCGACATCGTCGACACCATCTGCCGCTCGGTGCCGGAGCTCGCCGGCGACGGGCTGCCGGCGCTGCGCGGGGTGGCCATCGCCGCTCCCGGCATCTCCACCGGCGGCGCCGTCCGCCTGGCCCCCTCGGTCGGCCTCGTCGAGGGGCGGCCGGTGGGGGAGTCGGTGCAACGGCGGCTCGGGGTGCCGGTGGTGGTGGACAACGACGTGAACCTGATGGCGGCCGGCGAGCACGCCGTCGGCGCGGGCAGCGACGTCGCCGACCTGCTGCTGCTGCACGTGGCCGACGGCATCGGCGCTGGCCTGGTGCTCGACGGGCAGGTCCGGCGGGGCTCCGGTGGGGCCGCCGGGGAGGTCGGCTTCCTGCCCCTGGACCCGACCGACCGGGGCCACGACGGGATCGGCCCGTTCGAGGCCCGCTGGTCGGAGAACGCCATCGCCGAGCGGATGGTGGCGATGGCCCCCGGGCGGCGGCCGGACTCGCCCGTCGCCGACCTGGTGGCGTTGGCCGCCGCCGACGCACGGGCTGCCGCGTACCTGGACGACGTGCTCGCGGCCTGGTCGCGGCTGATCGTCTCCTGCGTCTGCGTCGCCGATCCCGGGCGGGTGCTGCTCAGCGGGGCGGCTGCCCAGCTCGACGACGCCGCCGTCGACCGGCTCCAGGCGCTGGTCGCCGCCGCCGCGCCGAGCACCACCGAGGTACGGCGGGCGGTGCTCGGCGACCGGGCGGTACTGCACGGGGCGGTCAGCTACGCCCTCTCCGCGGCCGCCGCCGGAATGCCCACCCTGCTGCCGACCCCCTGA